In a genomic window of Candidatus Methylomirabilota bacterium:
- a CDS encoding response regulator produces the protein MERGQTAICQITRGDDPSHERRVVGRILVVDDNAENRALLANILSVRGYSVTTAPDGMIAWSLLEQSGDFFELVITDLMMPRVNGIELLERVQTAYPRIKVVFVTGHFEEEITSRARRLGAFAVLPRPCELERLLGIIRRILPYSPTIE, from the coding sequence GTGGAGAGAGGGCAGACGGCTATTTGCCAAATCACCCGCGGCGATGATCCTTCTCACGAGAGACGAGTGGTCGGCCGAATTCTCGTGGTTGATGATAACGCGGAAAATCGCGCTCTCTTGGCAAACATCTTGAGCGTGCGCGGGTATAGCGTGACCACGGCTCCCGATGGGATGATCGCGTGGAGCCTCCTGGAGCAATCCGGAGATTTCTTCGAGCTCGTCATCACCGACCTCATGATGCCGAGAGTGAACGGTATTGAGCTTCTGGAGAGGGTTCAGACGGCCTACCCGCGGATCAAGGTCGTTTTCGTCACCGGCCACTTTGAGGAGGAGATCACATCCAGGGCTCGACGGCTGGGGGCCTTCGCGGTGCTCCCGAGACCCTGCGAACTCGAGCGGCTGCTTGGAATCATCAGGCGTATTCTTCCGTACTCCCCTACGATAGAATAA
- a CDS encoding sigma-70 family RNA polymerase sigma factor, whose protein sequence is MDRPVAWDRWLTRVAINACRDRQRKAWWCFWHDPLETRGHIWRVFRQLHQRQREVFVLRHLEGWPTQDVAEALSLSTGSAKRHLFRAVARLR, encoded by the coding sequence ATGGACCGCCCGGTTGCGTGGGACCGGTGGCTTACGCGAGTTGCGATCAATGCCTGTCGTGACCGGCAGCGCAAGGCCTGGTGGTGCTTTTGGCATGACCCGCTCGAAACTCGTGGGCATATCTGGCGCGTCTTCCGCCAACTGCACCAGCGGCAGCGAGAGGTCTTCGTGCTGCGCCACCTGGAAGGGTGGCCGACTCAAGATGTGGCCGAGGCGTTGAGTCTTAGCACCGGAAGTGCGAAGCGTCATCTGTTCCGGGCTGTGGCGCGCCTACGCTAG